The sequence GAACTGCAACCCGATAACAAAGCAATTTCCTAAAATAACATATAATCCTAAAAAACAACATGATCAAGATCCTTTTATATGATACGGCCCTTACAGAGTGGCCTTTGTTCGATGAAACACTTCCTTCAGCGAATTACGATCTCATCAAGCTCGGGACATTCTGCGAGGCGCACACCGCCTTGCTAACCGGCCATTATGACGTGTTGCTGCTGCGGGTGGGAAGGGAACAAACCCGGCAGATATGGAATCTGATAACCGATTACCAAAGCGTTACTCCCCTGGGTCCGGTGGTGCTGATCTACGATGAGATAACTGTTGACTCTTTGAACCACGCCCTATATTACGGGGTAAGGGATTGTCTGAAATTCAGCGACATCAGCACCACCCTGGGTTTCTCGGTCGGGATGACCCTGGACCGGTGCCGCGACCTGCAGGCCCGGATAGCCGGTCTGGAAAAACAGCGGTTCGAGGAACAGATCGACCGTCTGCAGAACGCCCTCTCACACGAGCTCAATAACATCTTTTCACTGCAGGATGATCTGAATAATTCAGGACAGCAGCTGTTGAGTGTACTGGTGAACGCCCTGGAGATAGCCGATCCCTATGTGCGGGGGCATTCCCAGCGGGTGGCCGCCCTGGCAAAGAAGATAGCCGGGCGGATGAACCAAGGCTACCTGATGTCACATGGGATCTTCGAGCTGGCCGGGCTGGAGACGGCGGCCCTGCTTCATGACATCGGCAAGCTGGGTATACCAGACAGTATTCTCAACAAACGGAAAAAACTTTCCGAGGCCGAATGGAAGCTGATCAAAAGACACCCGGTCATGGGGGCCGATATCGTGGCCAATATCGGGCATCTTAACGACATCGCCCCGGACATCAGGTCGCATCACGAACGGTGGGACGGAACCGGTTATCCCCAGGGCCTTAAGGGCCAGGATATCCCCATCAAGGCCAGAATACTTTCCCTGGCCGATGCCTTTGACGCCATGGTTTCGCCCAGAATTTACCGGGAGACCAGGCTGCTGCCGGAAGCAGTGGATGAGATAAAAAAAGGCGCCGGGACTCAGTTCGATCCCCAGGTGGTGGAGGGATTGCTTTGGGTGGCCGGGGAT is a genomic window of candidate division TA06 bacterium containing:
- a CDS encoding HD-GYP domain-containing protein, whose translation is MIKILLYDTALTEWPLFDETLPSANYDLIKLGTFCEAHTALLTGHYDVLLLRVGREQTRQIWNLITDYQSVTPLGPVVLIYDEITVDSLNHALYYGVRDCLKFSDISTTLGFSVGMTLDRCRDLQARIAGLEKQRFEEQIDRLQNALSHELNNIFSLQDDLNNSGQQLLSVLVNALEIADPYVRGHSQRVAALAKKIAGRMNQGYLMSHGIFELAGLETAALLHDIGKLGIPDSILNKRKKLSEAEWKLIKRHPVMGADIVANIGHLNDIAPDIRSHHERWDGTGYPQGLKGQDIPIKARILSLADAFDAMVSPRIYRETRLLPEAVDEIKKGAGTQFDPQVVEGLLWVAGDK